The Pantoea vagans genome includes a window with the following:
- the amiB gene encoding N-acetylmuramoyl-L-alanine amidase AmiB, which produces MISRMKGILLAAICLFSASALSATLSDIKVENGDSQATVTLSFNGQPVYGFFPLHNPNRVVLDIRQSGSIKGLPLNFSGENIVQRIRNSQPKDKQSIRLVFELTQAAKTRATTQRDGNQYRVVFTINGTQPARRSAAAAPVTTARQSENSSSQGNPFNANPVTTVSNSNTTVRPGGAVTRNDQVIVAIDAGHGGQDPGASGQHGLHEKNVTIAIARKLKALMDQDPMFKPVLTRNGDYFISVMGRSEVARKENANLLVSIHADAAPNHSATGASVWVLSNRRANNEMANWLEQKEKQSELLGGAGDLLANSQADPYLSQAVLDLQFGHSQRVGYDVAVKVLQQLRGVTPLHKRLPEHASLGVLRSPDIPSLLVETGFISNAAEERLLGSSAYQEKIAQSIYKGLRNYFLAHPLQSVPKEENRPLDSAPAVSVASNPATGTVQYTGATQRHTVTRGETLSGIAAKYGVSMATLRDLNNLKRDVVWVGQRLKVPAKSGVSVTAASRPTRHKVVRGDSLTGIAAHYGVSPKAIMQANNMKSSNVMLGQNLKIPQS; this is translated from the coding sequence ATGATTTCACGGATGAAAGGCATCTTACTGGCCGCGATCTGTCTGTTTTCTGCTTCAGCGCTGTCGGCCACACTGTCTGATATTAAAGTTGAGAACGGTGACAGCCAGGCGACGGTAACACTGAGCTTTAACGGCCAGCCGGTGTATGGTTTTTTCCCTCTGCACAATCCAAATCGCGTGGTGTTGGATATTCGCCAGAGCGGTTCGATTAAAGGATTGCCGCTCAATTTCAGCGGTGAAAACATCGTCCAGCGCATTCGCAACAGCCAGCCAAAAGACAAACAGAGTATTCGTCTGGTGTTTGAACTAACCCAGGCGGCAAAAACACGTGCGACAACTCAGCGCGACGGCAATCAATATCGCGTGGTTTTCACCATCAATGGCACACAGCCTGCACGTCGCAGCGCGGCGGCTGCGCCAGTGACAACCGCCCGTCAGAGTGAAAACAGTAGCAGCCAGGGCAATCCGTTTAATGCCAATCCGGTGACGACGGTCTCGAACAGCAATACCACGGTACGCCCTGGTGGTGCGGTGACGCGCAACGATCAGGTCATCGTAGCGATTGATGCCGGTCACGGCGGACAGGATCCGGGTGCGTCGGGCCAACACGGCTTGCATGAGAAAAACGTCACCATTGCCATTGCGCGCAAACTGAAAGCGCTGATGGATCAGGACCCGATGTTTAAGCCGGTTCTGACGCGTAACGGCGACTATTTTATTTCCGTGATGGGTCGTTCCGAGGTGGCGCGTAAAGAGAATGCCAACCTGTTGGTTTCTATTCACGCTGATGCTGCGCCAAACCATTCCGCCACGGGCGCATCCGTTTGGGTGCTGTCCAACCGTCGTGCCAACAACGAAATGGCCAACTGGCTGGAACAGAAAGAGAAGCAGTCTGAATTGCTGGGTGGTGCCGGTGATTTACTGGCGAATAGCCAGGCCGATCCTTACCTGAGCCAGGCGGTGCTGGATCTGCAATTTGGTCATTCTCAGCGCGTAGGATATGACGTCGCAGTGAAAGTGTTACAGCAGCTGCGCGGTGTGACACCATTGCATAAACGTTTACCGGAACATGCCAGCCTTGGTGTGTTGCGTTCCCCTGACATCCCTTCTTTACTGGTTGAGACTGGCTTTATCAGTAACGCAGCGGAGGAGCGGCTGCTCGGCAGTAGCGCGTATCAGGAAAAGATTGCTCAGTCGATTTATAAAGGACTGCGCAACTATTTCCTCGCGCATCCGCTGCAATCGGTCCCAAAGGAGGAAAACCGGCCGCTGGACAGCGCACCAGCGGTTAGCGTCGCCAGCAACCCGGCGACCGGCACGGTGCAATACACAGGCGCAACACAGCGTCATACGGTGACGCGTGGCGAAACGCTTTCTGGCATTGCAGCCAAGTATGGTGTCAGCATGGCGACACTGCGCGATCTCAACAATCTTAAACGCGATGTGGTTTGGGTGGGTCAGCGTCTTAAAGTACCGGCCAAGTCGGGCGTCAGCGTTACCGCCGCCAGCCGCCCAACGCGACACAAAGTGGTTCGCGGTGATTCGCTCACGGGGATCGCCGCCCATTATGGCGTTAGCCCGAAAGCTATCATGCAGGCCAATAATATGAAGTCGAGCAATGTGATGCTGGGGCAAAACTTAAAGATTCCGCAATCCTGA
- the mutL gene encoding DNA mismatch repair endonuclease MutL, with the protein MPIQILPPQLANQIAAGEVVERPASVVKELVENSLDAGATRIDVDIEKGGAKLIRIRDNGCGIAKAELAMALARHATSKISSLDDLEAIISLGFRGEALASISSVSRLTLTSRTAEQNEAWQAYAEGRDMDVTVKPAAHPVGTSLEVLDLFYNTPARRKFMRTEKTEFTHIDEVIRRIALARFDVAISLTHNGKLVRQYRAVDQDAQRERRLGAICGTTFIQHALRIEWQHDDLALRGWVADPAGSRQVTDLQYCYVNGRMMRDKLINHAIRQAYQTQLGDDQQPAYVLYLEIDPHQVDVNVHPAKHEVRFHQSRLVHDFIWQGVMSALQASRTAELPIAQAEEPAPQWQPENRQSAGANHFAQPARTPRQSGGAAAGANWQNKEPVYRAREGAAYQQLMKTPVVEMPGAAAPQPAPVRQPEMQEAPLAAHAQSFGRVLSVMQERYALLERGNQLQLLSLSVASRWLKQAQLQPGEQGLKPQPLLIPVRLKIAKEELPVIDAQAALLTLMGIDLQREGQHVTLRAVPLPLRTQNLQILIPDLLGYLARQQEVSASSLAQWLARRDDAETAHWNHSQAIALLAELERLCPQLLKSPPSGLLQAIEIESAINALKHE; encoded by the coding sequence ATGCCAATACAGATTTTACCACCGCAACTCGCGAACCAGATTGCCGCAGGCGAAGTGGTTGAGCGTCCTGCATCGGTTGTAAAAGAGCTGGTGGAAAACAGCCTTGATGCCGGTGCGACGCGCATCGACGTGGATATCGAAAAAGGCGGTGCGAAGCTGATTCGTATTCGTGACAACGGCTGCGGTATTGCGAAAGCCGAGTTGGCGATGGCGCTGGCGCGTCACGCTACCAGTAAAATATCCTCACTCGATGACCTTGAGGCAATTATCAGCCTCGGTTTTCGCGGAGAAGCCCTCGCCAGTATCAGCTCAGTTTCACGACTCACACTCACCTCGCGTACCGCCGAGCAAAACGAAGCATGGCAAGCCTATGCTGAAGGGCGCGATATGGATGTCACGGTCAAACCGGCGGCGCATCCGGTGGGCACCTCGCTTGAAGTCCTCGATTTGTTCTACAACACGCCGGCCCGGCGCAAGTTTATGCGTACGGAAAAAACCGAGTTTACGCATATTGATGAAGTGATACGTCGCATTGCGCTGGCTCGTTTTGACGTGGCGATTTCCCTGACGCACAACGGCAAGCTGGTGCGCCAGTATCGCGCGGTGGATCAGGATGCGCAGCGAGAGCGTCGGTTGGGGGCAATCTGTGGCACCACCTTTATTCAGCATGCACTGCGTATTGAGTGGCAGCATGACGATTTAGCCCTACGAGGATGGGTTGCCGATCCCGCGGGGTCGCGCCAGGTCACCGATTTACAGTATTGCTACGTCAATGGCCGTATGATGCGGGATAAACTGATTAATCACGCGATTCGCCAGGCCTATCAAACGCAACTCGGTGACGATCAGCAGCCCGCTTACGTACTGTATCTGGAAATTGATCCTCACCAGGTGGATGTGAATGTCCATCCTGCCAAGCATGAAGTGCGCTTTCACCAGTCGCGCCTGGTCCATGATTTTATCTGGCAAGGGGTGATGAGCGCACTGCAGGCGAGCCGCACGGCGGAGCTACCCATTGCTCAGGCTGAAGAACCCGCACCACAGTGGCAGCCAGAGAATCGGCAGTCGGCTGGTGCGAATCATTTTGCACAGCCTGCCCGCACGCCACGTCAAAGTGGTGGCGCAGCAGCAGGCGCTAACTGGCAGAATAAAGAGCCGGTTTATCGTGCGCGTGAAGGTGCCGCCTATCAGCAGTTGATGAAAACCCCGGTGGTGGAAATGCCTGGTGCTGCTGCACCGCAACCGGCACCGGTACGCCAGCCTGAAATGCAGGAAGCGCCACTGGCTGCTCATGCGCAAAGTTTTGGCCGTGTATTGAGCGTAATGCAGGAGCGCTATGCGTTGCTGGAGCGGGGTAATCAGTTACAGTTACTGTCGTTGAGCGTTGCCTCACGCTGGCTAAAACAGGCCCAGTTACAACCTGGAGAGCAAGGGCTGAAACCTCAGCCTTTGTTGATCCCAGTGAGGCTGAAAATTGCCAAAGAAGAGTTACCCGTCATTGATGCCCAAGCCGCGTTATTAACCCTGATGGGCATTGATTTACAACGGGAAGGTCAGCATGTGACCCTGCGCGCCGTCCCTTTACCGTTACGCACACAAAATTTACAAATCTTGATTCCAGACCTGTTAGGCTATCTCGCCCGGCAGCAAGAGGTTTCTGCATCCTCGCTGGCCCAATGGCTGGCAAGACGTGACGATGCCGAAACGGCTCACTGGAATCACTCGCAGGCGATTGCACTGCTGGCTGAGCTTGAACGGCTTTGCCCGCAACTGCTTAAGTCGCCGCCTTCAGGTCTGTTACAGGCCATTGAGATTGAGAGCGCGATTAACGCGTTGAAGCATGAGTGA
- the miaA gene encoding tRNA (adenosine(37)-N6)-dimethylallyltransferase MiaA, which translates to MSELNQAGRPKAIFLMGPTASGKTALAISLRQQLPVELISVDSALIYRGMDIGTAKPSAEELALAPHRLLDIRDPAEAYSAAEFRRDALAEMAEITQKGKIPLLVGGTMLYFKALLEGLSPLPSADPDVRQRIEQMAAEKGWDALHRQLCEIDPVAGSRIHPNDPQRLSRALEVFFISGKTLTELTKTSGEALPYDVYQFAIAPASRELLHQRIALRYDQMLASGFEAEARELFARGDLHTDMPSIRCVGYRQMWSYLSGEIDYDEMVYRGICATRQLAKRQMTWLRGWPEVHWLDSDEPELARNAVLQVVSAKQG; encoded by the coding sequence ATGAGTGAACTAAACCAGGCTGGCCGGCCAAAGGCTATTTTTTTGATGGGGCCCACCGCTTCCGGAAAGACGGCGTTAGCGATTTCGCTGCGTCAGCAACTTCCAGTGGAACTTATCAGCGTTGACTCTGCCTTAATCTATCGTGGGATGGATATTGGCACGGCGAAACCGTCGGCAGAGGAGTTAGCACTGGCGCCCCATCGTTTGCTGGACATTCGCGACCCGGCAGAAGCTTATTCTGCTGCTGAGTTTCGTCGCGATGCGCTGGCAGAAATGGCGGAGATTACCCAAAAAGGTAAGATTCCGCTGCTTGTTGGTGGAACCATGCTCTACTTCAAGGCGTTGCTTGAAGGATTGTCGCCGTTGCCCTCGGCCGATCCGGACGTGCGTCAGCGGATAGAGCAAATGGCGGCGGAGAAAGGGTGGGATGCCCTGCACCGCCAGCTGTGTGAAATCGATCCGGTCGCCGGTAGTCGTATTCATCCGAATGATCCGCAGAGACTTTCGCGAGCACTGGAAGTTTTTTTTATTTCGGGTAAAACTTTAACGGAACTGACAAAAACGTCCGGCGAAGCGTTACCCTACGACGTGTACCAGTTTGCTATCGCTCCGGCGAGTCGTGAACTGCTACATCAACGCATTGCGTTGCGTTACGACCAGATGCTAGCGTCAGGATTTGAAGCGGAGGCTCGTGAACTGTTTGCACGAGGTGATTTGCATACGGACATGCCTTCCATTCGTTGTGTGGGTTATCGCCAGATGTGGTCTTATCTTTCTGGTGAAATCGATTACGACGAAATGGTTTATCGGGGAATTTGCGCGACCCGGCAGCTCGCGAAACGCCAGATGACCTGGTTACGTGGCTGGCCTGAAGTCCACTGGTTAGACAGTGACGAGCCAGAATTAGCGCGTAATGCGGTGCTTCAGGTTGTTAGTGCGAAGCAGGGATGA
- the hfq gene encoding RNA chaperone Hfq: MAKGQSLQDPFLNALRRERVPVSIYLVNGIKLQGQIESFDQFVILLKNTVSQMVYKHAISTVVPSRPVSHHSNTPGGGGGSSNYHHSGSNQGAQSQPQQDGDNAE, translated from the coding sequence ATGGCTAAGGGGCAATCATTACAAGACCCGTTTTTGAACGCTTTGCGTCGTGAACGTGTACCGGTTTCGATCTATTTGGTGAATGGTATTAAGCTGCAAGGGCAAATTGAATCCTTTGATCAGTTCGTCATTCTGTTGAAAAACACGGTTAGCCAGATGGTGTATAAGCACGCCATCTCTACAGTGGTTCCTTCTCGTCCGGTTTCGCACCATAGCAACACCCCGGGCGGTGGCGGTGGTAGCAGTAATTACCACCATAGCGGAAGCAACCAGGGCGCTCAGTCGCAGCCACAACAAGACGGCGATAACGCAGAATAA
- the hflX gene encoding ribosome rescue GTPase HflX yields MFDRYDAGEQAVLVHIWFSQDKELEDLQEFETLVSSAGVEALQVITGSRKAPHPKYFVGEGKAVEIADAVKASGASVVLFDHALSPAQERNLERVCECRVVDRTGLILDIFAQRARTHEGKLQVELAQLRHMATRLVRGWTHLERQKGGIGLRGPGETQLETDRRLLRNRISLILSRLERVEKQREQGRQARAKADVPTVSLVGYTNAGKSTLFNAVTSANVYAADQLFATLDPTLRRLNVADVGEVVLADTVGFIRHLPHDLVAAFKATLQETRQATLLLHVIDAADLRVNDNIEAVNEVLAEIESDEIPTLLVMNKIDMLEGFVPRIDRDEENKPTRVWLSAQSGEGLPLLWQALSERLAGEIAQYDLRLPPEAGRLRSRFYQLQAIEKEWNEDDGCVGLHVRMPIVDWRRLCKQEPSLASYIV; encoded by the coding sequence TTGTTTGACCGTTATGATGCCGGTGAGCAGGCCGTACTGGTACACATCTGGTTCTCCCAAGACAAAGAGCTGGAAGATTTGCAGGAGTTTGAAACTCTTGTCTCTTCTGCGGGCGTCGAAGCGCTGCAAGTGATTACTGGCAGTCGCAAAGCGCCACATCCCAAATATTTTGTCGGTGAAGGAAAGGCAGTTGAAATTGCCGATGCGGTGAAAGCGAGTGGAGCATCGGTCGTTTTATTCGATCATGCCTTATCGCCTGCCCAAGAACGTAATCTCGAGCGTGTGTGCGAATGTCGTGTTGTTGATCGCACCGGCTTAATTCTTGATATTTTTGCTCAGCGCGCCCGTACCCACGAGGGTAAGTTACAGGTCGAGCTGGCACAGCTACGCCATATGGCAACCCGTTTGGTGCGTGGATGGACGCACCTTGAGCGCCAGAAAGGCGGTATTGGTCTGCGTGGTCCAGGTGAAACTCAGCTGGAAACGGACCGCCGTTTGTTACGTAACCGCATTAGCCTTATCCTTTCCCGCCTTGAGCGTGTAGAGAAGCAGCGCGAGCAGGGCCGACAAGCGCGTGCCAAAGCGGATGTGCCGACTGTCTCGCTGGTGGGGTATACCAACGCCGGCAAATCTACTCTGTTTAACGCAGTCACCTCTGCCAATGTCTACGCGGCGGACCAGTTGTTTGCCACACTCGATCCGACGTTACGTCGTCTGAACGTGGCGGACGTGGGTGAAGTGGTATTAGCGGATACGGTCGGATTTATTCGTCACCTGCCGCATGATTTAGTGGCGGCCTTTAAAGCCACTCTGCAAGAGACGCGTCAGGCGACGCTGTTACTGCATGTGATCGACGCGGCAGATTTACGCGTTAACGATAATATTGAAGCCGTAAATGAAGTGCTGGCAGAAATCGAATCCGATGAAATCCCCACACTGCTGGTGATGAATAAGATCGATATGCTAGAGGGATTTGTCCCGCGTATTGATCGCGACGAAGAGAATAAACCAACGCGTGTTTGGCTCTCTGCGCAGAGCGGAGAAGGGCTGCCCTTACTCTGGCAGGCGCTTTCTGAGCGTTTAGCCGGTGAAATCGCGCAGTATGATTTACGTCTGCCGCCGGAAGCAGGCCGTTTGCGCAGCCGCTTCTATCAGTTGCAGGCGATTGAGAAAGAATGGAATGAAGATGATGGTTGTGTAGGGTTGCATGTGCGAATGCCAATTGTTGACTGGCGTCGTTTATGCAAACAAGAGCCATCGCTCGCCAGCTATATTGTTTGA
- the hflK gene encoding FtsH protease activity modulator HflK, translated as MAWNQPGNNGQDRDPWGSSNNQGGNSGGNKGGRDQGPPDLDDIFRKLSKKLGGLGGGKQSDNNGQRGGGSGGKLVGIVAVAAVVIWAASGFYTIKEAERGVVTRFGKFSHLVEPGLNWKPTFIDQVRAVNVEAVRELAASGVMLTSDENVVRVEMNVQYRVTDPERYLYAVTSADDSLRQATDSALRGVIGRSTMDRILTEGRTVVRSETQRELDETIRPYNMGITLLDVNFQAARPPEEVKASFDDAIAARENREQYVREAEAYSNEVQPRANGQAQRILEEARAYKERTVLEAQGEVARFALLLPEYKAAPQITKERLYIESMERVLSHTRKVLVNDRGNSLMVLPLDQLMRGGQTSGNQGGQKTTNLMKFPSSDSSASNEETSSYSPSSIMDQRRANALRNDTQRAGRE; from the coding sequence ATGGCGTGGAATCAGCCCGGAAATAACGGACAGGACCGCGACCCGTGGGGAAGCAGCAATAATCAAGGCGGCAACTCTGGGGGAAATAAGGGAGGGCGCGATCAGGGGCCCCCTGATCTGGATGATATCTTCCGTAAGCTGAGTAAAAAACTCGGCGGACTGGGCGGTGGCAAACAGAGTGACAACAATGGCCAACGTGGCGGCGGTAGCGGTGGCAAACTGGTTGGCATTGTAGCCGTCGCAGCTGTGGTCATCTGGGCTGCCAGCGGTTTCTACACCATTAAAGAAGCGGAACGTGGCGTCGTCACGCGCTTCGGCAAATTCAGCCATCTGGTTGAGCCGGGCCTCAACTGGAAGCCCACCTTTATCGATCAGGTCCGTGCCGTGAACGTTGAAGCGGTGCGTGAACTGGCAGCCTCTGGCGTGATGTTGACCTCTGACGAAAACGTGGTGCGCGTTGAAATGAACGTACAGTACCGCGTCACCGATCCTGAGCGTTATCTGTATGCCGTGACCAGCGCCGACGACAGTCTGCGTCAGGCCACCGACAGCGCATTGCGCGGCGTCATTGGCCGTTCAACCATGGACCGCATCTTAACCGAAGGCCGTACCGTGGTGCGTAGCGAGACCCAGCGTGAACTGGACGAAACCATTCGCCCTTACAACATGGGTATTACGTTACTCGACGTCAACTTCCAGGCGGCTCGTCCACCGGAAGAAGTCAAAGCGTCGTTTGACGATGCCATCGCTGCACGTGAAAACCGTGAGCAGTACGTGCGTGAAGCCGAAGCCTATTCGAATGAAGTGCAGCCACGTGCGAACGGTCAGGCACAGCGTATTCTTGAAGAAGCCCGCGCTTACAAAGAGCGTACTGTGTTAGAAGCACAGGGTGAAGTGGCGCGCTTTGCGTTGTTGCTGCCTGAATACAAGGCTGCTCCGCAAATCACTAAAGAGCGCCTGTACATCGAGAGCATGGAGCGCGTGCTGAGCCATACTCGCAAAGTGTTGGTTAACGATCGTGGTAACAGCCTGATGGTTCTGCCGCTGGATCAACTGATGCGTGGTGGCCAGACGTCTGGCAACCAGGGCGGTCAGAAGACCACCAATTTGATGAAGTTCCCGTCGTCTGACAGTTCAGCCAGCAACGAAGAGACTTCTTCATACAGTCCGAGCAGCATCATGGACCAGCGTCGCGCCAATGCGTTACGCAACGATACCCAGCGCGCAGGGAGGGAGTAA